A DNA window from Helianthus annuus cultivar XRQ/B chromosome 15, HanXRQr2.0-SUNRISE, whole genome shotgun sequence contains the following coding sequences:
- the LOC110913948 gene encoding uncharacterized protein LOC110913948 — protein sequence MCLVSDIFVQADSLTSVQWSWKREPGSDVELREMQELMEIIRYVSLNKCINDWRWEGDTTGCFTVAAVRRWLVENNAEGGDIVLDWYKWIPDKCNIFMWRALLDRLPTKTTLSRTDIHMENTLCAFCEDGEETVVHVFTGCGFSMGVWDAILRWCGIPNFFAFSLKYVMDMPKINGLSPVRKEIIRGEVSYNLLLEDLESKK from the coding sequence ATGTGTTTGGTCTCGGATATTTTTGTTCAAGCGGATAGCCTCACTTCGGTCCAATGGTCATGGAAAAGGGAACCGGGTTCGGACGTTGAATTAAGGGAGATGCAGGAGCTTATGGAAATTATTCGATATGTGTCTCTTAACAAATGTATAAATGATTGGAGATGGGAAGGGGATACAACTGGGTGCTTCACGGTAGCTGCAGTGAGAAGGTGGCTTGTCGAAAATAATGCAGAAGGTGGTGATATAGTGCTCGATTGGTATAAGTGGATACCAGataaatgtaatatatttatgTGGAGAGCTTTGTTGGACCGTCTTCCTACAAAAACGACGTTAAGTAGAACGGATATTCACATGGAAAATACATTGTGTGCTTTCTGCGAGGATGGAGAGGAAACGGTGGTTCATGTATTCACTGGATGTGGTTTTTCGATGGGGGTGTGGGATGCTATTCTAAGATGGTGTGGTATTCCTAATTTTTTTGCATTTAGCTTAAAATATGTGATGGATATGCCTAAGATAAACGGATTGTCCCCTGTGCGAAAGGAAATTATTAGAGGGGAAGTTAGTTATAACTTGTTGTTGGAGGATTTGGAAAGTAAGAAATGA